One segment of Parvularcula sp. IMCC14364 DNA contains the following:
- a CDS encoding PAS domain-containing sensor histidine kinase — protein MARPRAPWVVATALILLALAVFGMTSYFFLTFIDGAPAYIAILFAIAVLFVAILSVVVLGRLWQVWRNRRVGTAGSIMHFRLVGILSAIAIVPTVIAFFFSAFILQAFSDEFFVERLSEANSAAVGLANTYFEKNSEEMGTNLVRVAFDLNVLEQSGRGLADNPIGFRQYLFGQALIRDWAAIYLLDGDRKILARVVTVPGVIYQLPALETFNTIDEGSADVASRFNYDTQNRSSLDVFRGTLKIRDYDGGYLIAYKGELPAMSAGLLTVREFRDNNEIFKSRLDNLLSAFTTGYGLLGLIILLLAVWTGLLIATAIVSPIGRLAAAAETISAGDLATRVEVAQGDGELQDLGRTFNHMAGQLQTQRDDLISSNKQSDGRRRFIEAVLSGVSAGVLGVSEEGKITAANRTAADFLGVQITRMTGMMLSDISEDLHGLFRQAKEESGKEAGAQLELTRNGQERILNVRVSADKSDDTINYVITFDDISELVSAQRNAAWGDVARRIAHEIKNPLTPIQLSAERLKRKYGDEIVSNREVFDRCTDTIIRHVNDIGRMVNEFSSFARMPEAVMARESLREVVKSAVFPFQVAHPDIEFSTHFPDEDLTAYCDGRLMVQACTNLIKNASESIEEKKARSTEEFSGKLQISVFEKSGNAVIEVVDNGIGLPDTVRHKLTEPYMTTREKGTGLGLAIVRKVIEEHEGTIKLKDSAILGDTGASVSLSFPLKKAAAPKTGSEKQSKSPAREAV, from the coding sequence GTGGCCCGCCCGCGTGCGCCCTGGGTTGTCGCGACAGCGCTCATTCTGCTCGCGCTCGCCGTCTTTGGGATGACATCCTATTTTTTTCTGACATTCATTGATGGGGCACCTGCCTATATCGCCATCCTGTTCGCGATTGCGGTTCTGTTTGTGGCAATTCTCAGCGTTGTGGTGCTTGGGCGATTGTGGCAGGTCTGGCGCAACCGGCGTGTGGGCACCGCAGGGTCGATCATGCATTTCCGGCTTGTGGGCATCCTCTCGGCTATTGCGATTGTGCCAACGGTTATCGCGTTCTTCTTCTCGGCTTTTATCCTTCAGGCATTTTCTGACGAATTTTTTGTTGAACGCCTGTCAGAAGCCAACTCGGCAGCTGTGGGTCTGGCAAATACCTATTTTGAAAAAAATTCTGAAGAAATGGGCACCAATCTTGTGCGTGTTGCTTTTGATCTGAATGTTCTGGAACAGAGCGGACGGGGCCTCGCGGATAATCCGATTGGCTTCCGCCAGTACCTGTTCGGGCAGGCATTGATCCGTGACTGGGCCGCTATCTATCTTCTGGATGGCGACAGAAAAATTCTGGCCCGGGTCGTGACCGTGCCTGGCGTCATTTATCAGCTGCCAGCTCTGGAGACATTCAACACGATTGATGAAGGATCGGCGGATGTGGCTTCAAGATTCAACTACGACACCCAGAACCGGAGCAGTCTGGATGTGTTTCGCGGCACGCTGAAAATTCGTGACTATGATGGCGGCTACCTGATTGCTTATAAAGGTGAACTGCCAGCGATGAGTGCCGGCCTGCTGACTGTCCGTGAATTCCGCGATAATAACGAGATTTTCAAAAGCAGGCTCGATAACCTGCTGAGCGCTTTTACCACAGGTTACGGGTTGCTGGGACTGATCATTCTTTTGCTGGCAGTCTGGACGGGTTTGTTGATTGCCACGGCCATAGTCTCACCTATAGGCAGGCTGGCGGCTGCCGCTGAGACGATCTCTGCCGGTGATCTGGCAACGCGCGTGGAAGTGGCACAAGGTGATGGCGAGCTGCAAGATCTCGGCCGGACCTTCAACCACATGGCCGGGCAATTACAGACCCAGCGTGATGACCTGATCTCTTCCAACAAACAGTCAGATGGTCGCCGTCGTTTCATCGAAGCTGTATTATCAGGCGTTTCAGCGGGTGTTCTCGGTGTCTCCGAGGAGGGCAAGATAACTGCTGCCAACCGTACAGCAGCCGATTTCCTTGGTGTACAGATTACGCGTATGACGGGCATGATGCTCTCCGACATTTCCGAAGACCTGCATGGCCTGTTCAGGCAGGCAAAGGAAGAGTCTGGCAAGGAGGCTGGAGCGCAGCTTGAATTGACCCGAAATGGTCAGGAGCGCATTCTGAATGTCCGGGTGAGTGCGGACAAAAGTGATGATACAATCAACTACGTCATCACTTTCGATGATATTTCCGAGCTTGTTTCAGCGCAACGAAATGCCGCATGGGGAGATGTTGCAAGGCGGATTGCCCATGAAATCAAGAATCCGTTGACGCCGATCCAGCTTTCTGCGGAGCGGTTGAAGCGCAAATATGGCGATGAGATTGTTTCCAACAGGGAAGTCTTTGATAGATGTACGGATACTATTATCAGGCATGTGAACGATATAGGCCGTATGGTGAATGAATTTTCATCCTTTGCCCGAATGCCTGAGGCGGTGATGGCACGTGAAAGTCTCCGGGAAGTTGTGAAAAGCGCCGTCTTCCCGTTCCAGGTCGCCCATCCCGATATTGAATTCAGCACACATTTTCCTGATGAAGACCTCACCGCATATTGTGACGGTCGTCTCATGGTGCAGGCCTGTACAAACCTGATCAAGAACGCCTCGGAATCTATTGAGGAAAAGAAGGCCAGAAGCACCGAAGAATTTTCCGGCAAACTTCAGATCAGTGTTTTTGAAAAGTCCGGTAACGCCGTTATTGAAGTGGTCGATAACGGTATCGGCCTGCCAGATACGGTGCGCCACAAGCTCACTGAACCCTACATGACGACGCGTGAAAAAGGAACTGGCCTTGGTCTTGCAATCGTCCGCAAGGTGATTGAGGAACATGAAGGTACAATAAAGCTGAAAGACAGCGCCATACTTGGTGATACGGGTGCGTCGGTCAGCCTTTCCTTTCCACTCAAGAAAGCCGCCGCGCCGAAAACCGGTTCTGAAAAACAATCCAAATCCCCCGCCAGAGAGGCAGTTTAA